AAAACCTGTCCTCACACTGTAGCACAGAGAGGTGGCAGGGCAAGAAATGTTGTGCTCGGTTCATtattcacaaaaacatgaagtaTCAAGGAATTTAAGGTGTGTACAAGTGTACAAGGtgcaaaatttgaaaaatatttgttttcatacatttttatcttattGTATGTCATGGTGATTATGGTGGAATATTAGACTAAACAGAACAGCTGACTACAAATGTatggaaaaaaagcatttaatcttttatatcaataaaataatcaatgaagAAAACTCATATGTCTCATTTGTCTtgtatgaatatatttattttacttagcCAAGAAGAAACTTGCACACAACATGCAatctgaggtaaaaaaaaaaaaaaaaaggaagctgTTATACATATATTGTAGTAAGCCAGAAAAGAGCACAAGATTAGGGGGAAATGTACTCATAATGTTTTGGTTATGATAATGTCTGAACATAATCTTTATACTCACATACACCAGTTGGAGTCAGTTTTCTTTCCTATCCTAACACATTCCAGTCAGAACCAGTTTTGTACATCCTTGCCTTGCGACATTGTTCATTGGAACAGTACTAAAGGTTACAAAGTCCCTTCAAGTTATACAGCAGATGAGCAGCAATTTTCTCATGTACCTTTTGGCAAATTCTGGCACAATAATTAGCCAGCATTTCACGGCAACAATTTATGACTCTACAATCGCCTAATTTGACACATGACAAAAATACCATGTAGTCTGAATCTGGCATTAGTCACTCAAATTTGACTTCATTTGGAATAGGTAAACCATTCACTGCAGCCAGGGCATTTTCAACCATCTTCTGTACAATCCCTCTTACTGTAGCACAAGTATTCATGCCAACGTGGGGGGTGATTAGCACGTTAGGCAGGCCAAGGAGAGGATGATCCCTGCACAAGATGAAACAGAGGAGTTGTAAGGAGTGGTCAAGGAGCTGGTTGAGTGTTTGGTAAATGTTCATTCTACGTAGTACGTaaatatatcacattttaaattaatgaaCTATactgattgtattttttttttgtttgttttttattttgtaatttcctGTTCAGATCTTTCCACTGTCCTTGTAAGATGATAATGTCCCTGAATGCCTCACGTGTCTGTACACACTGTGTTCTTATGCAGACTGAAGAAGTGTCAAGGCCATGTTTAATACAATTTAAGTAACATTCGTTGCACTTTGTTGTACAATAAAGTGATTCAAAGATGAGACCTCGGTAAAGGTTCAGGGTGAGTCACATCTAAAGCTGCTGCACGAATCATTCCAGACTGGAGAGCTTTGACTAAGGCATCCTGGTCCACCAATAGACCTGAGATATGTAAAGAGCAAAATATGGCTAAATATGAGAGTTTCAGATTCTAGCAATTATCTAATCAAAATGAATCAGTACAGTCTAGCAAACACATTGTTCCCACCTCTGCTGATGTTGACCAGTGTTGCCGTGGGTTTCATTAGGGACAGTTCTCTGTGGCCGATGAGACCTGTCGTGTTGGGAGTCAGATTGACAGCTAGCATGACAAAGTCCGCCCTTCTCAGCAGGTCACCCAGGCTCTCGCAGAAAGTCGCCTCGACTGCTTGTTCATCTTCAATACTTCTGAACAGTAACCAAGCGAACAAGAGTAGAAACATTGTCTCACTGAGTTattgttttcagatttttgtttgtaatttacagtacacacactgcaggtcTTTTATGGTCCATTATTGAAAGTCAAGTATAACAGATTGTTTcagaaattacttttttttttggtctgcaCATTTCTATGAATTGATTTGTCAAAATgtagtgatgatgtcatcaaacacGTTTACCTTCTATTCCTGTTGTGATACAGGATCTTCATGTCAAATCCTCTGCTTCTTTTAGCTATTTTGTATCCAATCTGACCCATTCCAATGATCCCCAAAGTGGATCCTGTGACATCAACTCCCATCAAGTTTTGTGCTAAATAGGTAGTTTTTGCATCCACAGCTATTTGGTGACCTATGAAGAAAAGGACCAAATCAGTCACTGTTTTTATAAAAGCCTGTACTGCTGCTGCAGGGCTCTGAAAGGCTAACTCTGTATTCACTGCTAACCTCAgctgtgtactgtatatggagGCTGTAGTGTGCCACCAGAATAATTAAACATGTATATAGTTGTTTCCTCTAGTACaattatcaggtcaaaattttaatttgtccagtactttagtgcaaaactaataacattcacatcagcctcagctgtactttgtgtttagtattAATAAGCAAAATGCTAATGTAAGATGGTGagcaagaaaacacagaaaaaaagacatttggaTGTCTTTCCTTGACCAGCTGGTGGAAATCTTCAtctatttaaataatttatttacttGAGGACAGcattataaaatgtattaatttcttttttttttcttaaaactgTGTAGcctaaatgttgttttcatcttAAGGCTAGTCTGTTATGCCTTTTCGCttgatgtttttgatgttttcttgaTTGTTTTTGAAAATTTTGAAATTACAGCATGCCTAAATCCTGACAAAGACTCTTAGTCTGGTGCAGTGTTTGATGATCAAATATAATTGGattgtgaaattatttttgaaaagtcTTTTAAATTTGTAGGTAAATTTGTGGTATTACATTACTAATGGGTGTTCCATTATTGAATTAAAGAATTGTTGTAACCTGTCCATCATTTAAAGaagtagttcaacatttttaactGACTGATGGCACATTAAGGAGTCTACCTCAAAACCTGAATCTGACTACCTCTTGTTAAACCTTATGTCagttttataattaaaaaatgatttactcTCACAATTACTCCCAAGAAAAATGTGCACcaggttttggttttggaatCGTTCCACAATGTCCATGCAATTCGGGGCTCAATTAACCTTTCACTTTACCCTCAACAATCCTCCGTGCTGATGCCAAAAGCAGACCCATTGCAATATCTGCAGTGGCATCACTGACCACACCAGGTGTGTTGGTCACCTTCACCCCTCGACTGGTGATGAAAGGCACATCCAGGTGATCGATGCCTGCTCCTCCGTTGGCTACGACTTTCAGCAAGGGAAGCAAATTAAGCAGCAAATGCTCAGCTGCAGGGCAGCAGCTCCACACGAACATGGCTTGGATTTTAGGGCCGTGCAGTAGGGGGTTCTGTAGGAACTCTCTGCTGGTGATTATTTGGAAGTGTGGTTCCATTATGTCAGCTAACTTTTCAAGAAAAGCTTGCTTCACGCCCTCCTCTGAGAGCAAGGCCCAGGGTTTGTCCTTTTCCATCACCTGGAGGGATGAAATACAAAGATAAACACAGTAGAACTCAAACAATTTGGTTCATCTCATATCACTGGCAGCTTTCAGTATGTCTCCTTGCTTCTTAGTTCCTCCTGGCTAactgtagttagccagccccccAGTAGCCAGTGCGAGCCAAACCAGCATAGCCCCTACACTCCCACTGGTAGTTCCCGAGCAGCCAggaagccagggtggctgggtgTCTGTCcaaaggaagcatagccctaagcagaagcccacggtcCACCACCAACCAGTTTTTGTTTCTAATAAGTAATAAGCAGTAAGGTTCTCCCTACTCAGCAGCACATCCGCTGAGAaaccaactctgattattggtAGCTCCATCGTGAGAAACGTGAAGTTAGTAACACCAGCAACCATAGTCAAATGTATTCTTTGGGCCAGAGTGGGCAATATAGCATCctatttaaaactgctggctaaggatAAGCCTAAATatggtaaaattattattaacattgGTGGTAACAGCTCTCAATTACACCAGTTGGAGGTCACTAAAATTAATGTTGTGTACATATGTTGTGTAcatatgcaaagacaatgtCGGACTCAGTAGTTCTCGGGGCCCCTGCcaaatctgaccagtgatgacatgtatagccgcatgtcatCAGTCAATCACTGGCTGTCATAGATAATTGGtggactttctggggaagacctggtctgattaggagagacggcatacatcccactttggatggagcagctgtcatatctagaaatatggctgagtttattagaaGACCAAAatcatgacaacccagagttgagaccaggaggcagagctgcagtcctagatgcttctctgtgcttccattagagcagttacccaacCAAAAACCACATAGAAggttaaatcaattaaatctaaagtaaacagaagaggaatTATACATAAAAATCTGATAAAATTAACACCATAATTGCAATAGTATGTAGgagaattaaaaatgtattcttaaACATTGGATCTCTCTCATCTATAGCTGTATTAGTAAATGATCTAATATCAgattatcatattgatttatttagtCTTACTGAAATCTGGCTGTGTGATGAAGAATATGTTAGCCTAAATGAAttcactccccccagtcatattaaaaCTCACATTCATCAAGACACTGTccaaggaggtggagttgcaaCTATTTTCAACTCAACCCTAATGATTAACCCTAGACCCAAATTTAATCATAACTCATTGGAAagtcttgttcttagtctctctcatcCAACCTGGAAAAGTTTCCAGCCAATTCTATTTGTTATTGTGTACCTGTACTTGTaattttatctgaattctcactttttatcaaacttagtccttagtacagataaagtaattatagtggGTGACTTTGATATTAAAGTGGACGTTGATAATAATAGTCTTAGTActgcatttatttcattattagactcaactagcttctctcagagtgtaattaaacccactcactgtttCAACCACACCCTCAACCTTGCTCTGACATATGGCATCGAAATTGATCATTTAATAGtctttccacaaaatcctattttatcagatcattacttaataacttttgaaatCCTATTACTGGACTACATACCATTagtcaaaaatgtcttcactagatagCTAGATTTAgttaaatttaaggaagcaattccatcagcaATGAATTCagtgccatgtctcaatacaacAGTAGTACAACAACTTAGTCCCTCCAAACTTGATCATCTAGTTGATAGTCCCGCGGGGCCACTGTGAATAACACTCTACTCCATCActtctttaaaaaagaagataataaaacacaagacgctagctccatggtataataATAtggcaaattaaagcaaacattacGAAAACTTTAAAGCAGATGGCATTCCATTCATTCCACTGGAAGACTGGAAGAATCttgcttagtctggcaagatagtcttaaaacatacaggaaga
This genomic interval from Thunnus thynnus chromosome 11, fThuThy2.1, whole genome shotgun sequence contains the following:
- the LOC137192149 gene encoding probable 2-ketogluconate reductase encodes the protein MEKDKPWALLSEEGVKQAFLEKLADIMEPHFQIITSREFLQNPLLHGPKIQAMFVWSCCPAAEHLLLNLLPLLKVVANGGAGIDHLDVPFITSRGVKVTNTPGVVSDATADIAMGLLLASARRIVEGHQIAVDAKTTYLAQNLMGVDVTGSTLGIIGMGQIGYKIAKRSRGFDMKILYHNRNRSIEDEQAVEATFCESLGDLLRRADFVMLAVNLTPNTTGLIGHRELSLMKPTATLVNISRGLLVDQDALVKALQSGMIRAAALDVTHPEPLPRDHPLLGLPNVLITPHVGMNTCATVRGIVQKMVENALAAVNGLPIPNEVKFE